One genomic window of Polyangium aurulentum includes the following:
- a CDS encoding type VI secretion system Vgr family protein — translation MTSIDVALSSHSLGGCTVLSLEGREAMDELAVFDVRVGVAGDVDLDALVRAPVLLTIVDPEEGSTRAAALVVQSAACEAGVGRDRVLHLRLVDPLFSLFLREGYRVFLDETVEGAVTEVLAGAGVPRSAIAPRLAGEYPRHPQIVQHGETEWDFVRRLLSDDGISIWTETAEDGTWRVVFGDGASSHDGIDGDTRLPYAGGGGARAPGVRALFALAWEESVAHDRVMVRELDVDQPDVFIDGEAGSGALEWLEYPARVPHARAAKAKAERRLEQLRRDEARVTAESDCVRLRPGRLLSIAGGGDLFEQRMLVTEVRHHFARPLKDGGAGSPYRSEVVLRPTRGAEGEARPHHRPPILGAPRLSHMESAVVTGAPGEEIHVDHLGRVKLRFLWDRSGVTDDRSSSWTRGLQWPLAGAMLLPRVGWEVAVGFLDGLPERPFVLGRLYNATAVHPYPLPASRAVTAVQSWTSPEDGTTQGIRLGDDAGGEEFSLHAARDLTVSVGGSAKTVIDGNETHAVGLSLSTSVLDAYGVTVGGDQTIDVKEPIRITIDGANREVVAAETIDVVGNRAVLADGQYLEAIGGLYGVQCNQSNTKTTGDFMRIVAGAHIIGSGLGVTESVGGVRTYVCQGARIVQCAGAYSESVTGGKQSSAGAVRHSATGDLGTAAPVGTFTSGLLDASAGGKFSIRAGVVNIVASAGIEAGSLQIKGSAVKVTSGKATIRGTTKRQRGGEVGS, via the coding sequence GTGACGAGCATCGACGTCGCACTCTCCTCCCATTCGCTCGGCGGCTGCACGGTTCTGTCGCTCGAAGGACGGGAGGCGATGGATGAGCTTGCCGTGTTCGACGTTCGCGTCGGGGTCGCGGGCGACGTCGATCTCGATGCGCTCGTGCGCGCACCCGTGCTCCTCACGATCGTCGATCCCGAGGAGGGCTCGACGCGCGCGGCAGCGCTCGTGGTTCAGAGCGCCGCGTGCGAGGCGGGGGTAGGTCGCGATCGCGTGCTCCACCTGCGCCTCGTCGATCCGCTCTTTTCGCTTTTCCTGCGCGAGGGTTACCGCGTCTTCCTCGACGAGACGGTCGAGGGCGCCGTCACCGAGGTGCTCGCGGGCGCAGGCGTCCCGCGCAGCGCGATCGCTCCCCGCCTCGCGGGCGAATACCCGCGCCATCCGCAGATCGTGCAGCACGGCGAGACCGAGTGGGATTTCGTGCGGCGCCTGCTCTCCGACGATGGCATCTCGATCTGGACCGAGACGGCCGAGGACGGGACGTGGCGCGTGGTCTTCGGCGACGGCGCCTCTTCGCACGACGGCATCGACGGCGATACGCGCCTGCCGTATGCGGGCGGGGGCGGCGCGCGGGCTCCGGGCGTCCGCGCGCTCTTCGCGCTCGCGTGGGAGGAGAGCGTCGCGCACGACCGCGTGATGGTGCGCGAACTCGACGTCGATCAGCCCGATGTCTTCATCGACGGCGAGGCGGGCTCGGGCGCGCTCGAATGGCTCGAATACCCGGCGCGCGTTCCTCACGCGCGCGCCGCGAAGGCAAAGGCCGAGCGCAGGCTCGAGCAGCTGCGGCGCGACGAGGCGCGCGTGACGGCCGAGAGCGATTGCGTTCGCCTGCGCCCTGGCAGGCTCCTGTCGATCGCGGGCGGCGGCGATCTCTTCGAGCAGCGCATGCTCGTCACCGAGGTGCGCCACCATTTCGCGCGCCCGTTGAAGGACGGCGGCGCGGGCTCCCCTTATCGGAGCGAGGTCGTCCTGAGGCCGACGCGCGGCGCGGAGGGTGAGGCGCGGCCGCATCACCGCCCCCCGATCCTCGGCGCCCCGCGACTGTCGCACATGGAGAGCGCGGTGGTCACGGGCGCGCCGGGCGAGGAGATTCACGTCGACCACCTCGGGCGGGTCAAGCTGCGTTTTCTCTGGGATCGCTCGGGGGTCACCGACGATCGCTCGTCCTCGTGGACGCGCGGGCTGCAATGGCCGCTCGCGGGCGCGATGCTCTTGCCGCGCGTGGGCTGGGAGGTGGCGGTCGGTTTCCTCGACGGGCTCCCCGAGCGTCCCTTCGTGCTCGGCCGCCTTTACAATGCGACTGCGGTGCACCCCTATCCCCTGCCCGCCTCGCGCGCGGTCACCGCGGTGCAATCGTGGACGAGCCCGGAGGACGGCACGACGCAGGGCATTCGCCTCGGCGACGACGCGGGCGGCGAGGAATTCTCCCTCCATGCCGCGCGCGACCTCACGGTGAGCGTGGGCGGCAGCGCGAAGACGGTGATCGACGGGAACGAGACCCACGCAGTGGGATTGTCCCTCTCGACGAGCGTGCTCGACGCGTACGGCGTCACCGTCGGGGGTGACCAGACGATCGACGTGAAGGAGCCGATCCGGATCACCATCGATGGGGCCAATCGAGAGGTCGTGGCGGCCGAGACGATCGACGTCGTGGGAAATCGTGCGGTCCTCGCGGATGGCCAGTATCTCGAGGCCATCGGCGGGCTCTACGGCGTGCAGTGCAACCAGTCGAACACGAAGACCACGGGCGATTTCATGCGGATCGTGGCCGGGGCGCACATCATCGGCAGCGGGCTCGGGGTGACGGAGAGCGTCGGGGGCGTCCGGACATACGTTTGTCAAGGCGCACGAATCGTGCAATGCGCCGGGGCGTACAGCGAATCGGTGACGGGCGGCAAGCAGAGCTCGGCGGGCGCGGTGCGGCATTCGGCGACGGGGGATCTCGGCACGGCGGCGCCGGTCGGGACGTTCACCTCGGGGCTGCTCGACGCATCGGCGGGCGGAAAATTCTCGATCCGCGCGGGCGTGGTCAACATCGTGGCGTCGGCCGGCATCGAGGCAGGCTCGCTTCAGATCAAGGGCAGCGCGGTCAAGGTCACGAGCGGCAAGGCCACGATCAGGGGCACCACCAAGCGCCAGCGCGGCGGGGAGGTCGGGTCTTGA
- a CDS encoding type VI secretion system Vgr family protein: protein MTSAADIDLAVEGQRAQLVGLACVIDERIGAPFAARVTCEAFMDGAPVDACALDLVGQPARLVLRIAGVERVFSGLVDRVEDLEARSEITVTSLVAPLDDGSDYRVFVDRTALDVARAVLSEHGLEMEVRAQRQAPRRAQWVQSFESHLDFCTRVLAEEGMCWFLRPDRPSVVVVADEGGTFLDEGLALDVREEAGLEVGRALHRARISRRATNDRVALRDYDFEHPQLDLAAESGKGALEAYEWPGGFGAPDEGREVAAMRLAGRRAEEILLEGEATEPMLGAGVVVAVRGAPVAAMNRKWLVLAVRHEVTLRAGPGDLAHRAQLTAVPEDRGYRPPRRASGARSGAANAIATGPRGGEIAIDEHGRTSLLMRWDRRGRPDEQSSAPARVVEPALAGAAFHPRVGWEQVLGFADPGAERPIALGRLYNGEQTPPAALPAGKVETHLGTMTTPGGARGNFIRIGDDAGNESLSVQASGDYKELTDNDKVLSVKASQTRTIGGDRSLFVKENLVSAVGGAYTLGVGGVRKVSTDGDYGLDAAQESVLVGGARMFSVGGDYLTKTPLLVRIVSSAKVEAAVEHLTAFTQGASSLVVGASMLTGAAMSESATVGGGAIVNVAGPMTVHCGGYGLDVKGIHSESYATYGGKAGGTVAETFGKFTHEVRGAARIAGADVAIEASVQLTIKAAGVTIKMTPGWIHIDGNLEGAGSTVEDGTHQYG from the coding sequence TTGACGAGCGCAGCGGATATCGATCTCGCGGTCGAGGGGCAGCGCGCCCAGCTCGTGGGCCTTGCGTGCGTCATCGACGAGCGTATCGGCGCACCCTTCGCGGCCCGGGTGACGTGCGAGGCTTTCATGGACGGCGCTCCGGTCGATGCCTGCGCGCTCGATCTGGTCGGGCAACCCGCGCGGCTCGTGCTGCGCATTGCGGGGGTCGAGCGCGTGTTTTCGGGGCTCGTCGATCGGGTGGAGGATCTCGAGGCGCGCTCGGAGATCACCGTGACGTCGCTCGTCGCGCCGCTCGATGACGGCTCGGATTACCGCGTCTTCGTCGACCGGACCGCGCTCGACGTCGCGCGCGCGGTCCTCTCCGAGCACGGGCTCGAAATGGAGGTGCGGGCGCAGCGGCAAGCGCCCCGCCGGGCGCAGTGGGTGCAATCGTTCGAGAGCCATCTCGATTTCTGCACGCGTGTCCTCGCCGAGGAAGGCATGTGCTGGTTTTTGCGGCCAGACCGCCCCTCCGTGGTGGTCGTGGCCGACGAAGGGGGCACGTTCCTCGACGAGGGGCTCGCGCTCGACGTGCGCGAGGAGGCGGGGCTCGAGGTCGGCCGGGCGCTGCATCGAGCCCGTATCTCGCGTCGCGCGACGAACGATCGGGTGGCGCTGCGCGATTACGACTTCGAGCACCCGCAGCTCGACCTCGCCGCCGAGAGCGGCAAGGGCGCGCTCGAAGCGTATGAATGGCCCGGAGGCTTCGGGGCGCCGGACGAGGGGCGCGAGGTCGCAGCGATGCGGCTCGCGGGGCGGCGCGCAGAGGAGATTCTGCTCGAGGGCGAGGCCACCGAGCCCATGCTCGGCGCGGGCGTCGTCGTCGCAGTGCGCGGCGCGCCCGTCGCGGCCATGAATCGCAAGTGGCTGGTCCTCGCCGTCCGGCACGAGGTCACCTTGCGCGCTGGCCCGGGCGATCTCGCCCATCGCGCGCAGCTCACGGCGGTGCCCGAGGATCGCGGCTATCGCCCGCCCCGCCGCGCGTCCGGTGCGCGCAGCGGGGCGGCGAACGCGATCGCGACGGGCCCGCGCGGCGGCGAGATTGCGATTGACGAGCATGGTCGCACGAGCCTGCTCATGCGCTGGGATCGGCGTGGCCGTCCGGATGAGCAGAGCTCAGCGCCAGCGCGCGTCGTGGAGCCCGCGCTCGCGGGCGCCGCATTCCATCCTCGCGTCGGCTGGGAGCAGGTCCTGGGCTTCGCCGACCCCGGCGCCGAGCGCCCGATCGCGCTCGGTCGTCTTTACAATGGCGAGCAGACGCCTCCGGCCGCGCTGCCCGCGGGCAAGGTGGAGACGCACCTCGGCACCATGACCACGCCCGGGGGCGCGCGGGGCAATTTCATCCGCATCGGCGACGACGCGGGCAACGAGTCGCTCTCCGTGCAGGCCTCGGGCGATTACAAGGAGCTCACCGACAACGACAAGGTCCTCTCCGTGAAGGCGAGCCAGACCCGCACGATCGGGGGAGATCGCAGCCTGTTCGTCAAGGAAAACCTGGTGTCGGCGGTGGGTGGAGCGTACACGCTCGGCGTGGGGGGCGTGCGCAAGGTGTCGACGGACGGGGATTATGGCCTCGACGCGGCCCAGGAAAGCGTGCTGGTCGGGGGCGCGCGCATGTTCTCGGTGGGCGGGGATTATCTCACCAAGACGCCGCTGCTCGTTCGGATCGTGTCGAGCGCCAAGGTGGAGGCTGCCGTCGAGCACCTGACCGCGTTCACGCAGGGCGCCTCCTCGCTCGTCGTGGGTGCCTCGATGCTCACCGGCGCCGCCATGAGCGAATCGGCGACCGTCGGCGGCGGGGCAATCGTGAACGTCGCGGGCCCGATGACGGTCCATTGCGGCGGCTATGGGCTCGACGTGAAGGGGATTCACAGCGAGTCGTACGCGACGTACGGGGGGAAGGCGGGCGGGACGGTCGCCGAGACGTTCGGCAAATTCACGCACGAGGTCCGTGGCGCCGCCAGGATCGCGGGCGCCGACGTGGCGATCGAGGCGAGCGTGCAGCTCACGATCAAGGCCGCCGGCGTGACCATCAAGATGACGCCGGGATGGATTCACATCGACGGTAACCTCGAGGGCGCGGGATCCACGGTGGAGGACGGGACGCATCAATATGGCTAA
- a CDS encoding methyl-accepting chemotaxis protein, which yields MNRSWTIGQQLVMGFAVPLLILLALGLAAHLSSQGMLETNARVADTHRKLGVIATLMSDLQEIEGGQRGYVIAGSDEFLETYRDGADEYPQHLARLRDLTRDPAELEKLDRLVTLFADRIAWATRTIETRRREGLEASVRLIETGEGRRLTGAIRDLLDALIDDGNRMLDARTGEANAAANALTRTLVGGTLSAGLLVAITAAFIVRGLGRRIGRATQHMRSAAAELEAAATQQAKGARGQAQAAAEVSMTTRGLVSTARRIASSAQRVTQLAGETAGAAKSGGETVTTAQQAVLAVREEVGKIVAHMLELGRKSQEIGGIVDVINELSEQTNILAINATIESVGAGEAGRRFGVVAGEIRKLADRVGSSTKEIRRLVEEIRGAASTTVVATEQGAKAVEVGTRRFEEVTESFARIVGFVSATVDATRQIELSTKEQTGAMEQVSTAVADVAQTAVETEASSTQTLQTASEISALAVDLVRLIRSDAPRVRVA from the coding sequence TCGCCGTTCCGCTCCTCATCCTCTTGGCGCTCGGGCTCGCCGCTCATCTTAGCTCGCAGGGGATGCTCGAGACAAACGCCCGGGTCGCCGACACGCACCGCAAGCTCGGGGTGATCGCGACGCTCATGTCCGATCTCCAGGAGATCGAGGGCGGGCAGCGCGGCTACGTGATCGCGGGGAGCGACGAGTTTTTGGAGACGTATCGCGACGGCGCCGACGAGTATCCGCAGCACCTCGCGCGCCTGCGCGATCTCACCCGAGACCCGGCCGAACTCGAGAAGCTCGATCGCTTGGTGACGCTTTTCGCCGACCGCATCGCGTGGGCGACGCGCACCATCGAAACACGCCGACGTGAAGGGCTCGAGGCTTCCGTGCGGCTCATCGAGACGGGCGAAGGCAGGAGGCTGACCGGCGCCATTCGCGATCTGCTGGACGCGCTGATCGACGATGGGAACAGGATGCTCGACGCGCGCACCGGGGAGGCGAATGCCGCGGCGAACGCGCTGACGCGCACGCTCGTCGGAGGCACGCTCAGCGCCGGGCTGCTCGTCGCGATCACGGCGGCATTCATCGTGCGCGGGCTCGGGCGGCGGATTGGCAGGGCAACCCAGCACATGCGCAGCGCGGCCGCCGAGCTCGAGGCCGCGGCCACGCAGCAGGCGAAGGGCGCGAGGGGGCAGGCGCAGGCGGCGGCCGAGGTTTCGATGACGACGCGCGGGCTCGTGTCGACAGCGCGGCGTATTGCCTCGAGCGCCCAGCGCGTCACGCAGCTCGCCGGCGAGACGGCGGGGGCGGCAAAGAGCGGCGGCGAGACCGTCACGACGGCCCAGCAGGCAGTCCTGGCCGTGCGCGAGGAGGTGGGCAAGATCGTCGCGCACATGCTCGAGCTCGGACGCAAATCGCAGGAGATTGGCGGCATCGTCGACGTGATCAACGAGCTCAGCGAACAGACGAACATCCTCGCCATCAATGCCACCATCGAGTCCGTCGGCGCGGGCGAGGCGGGCCGGCGCTTCGGCGTGGTCGCGGGTGAGATTCGAAAGCTCGCCGATCGCGTCGGCAGCTCGACGAAGGAGATCCGGCGCCTCGTCGAGGAGATCCGCGGCGCGGCGAGCACCACGGTCGTCGCCACCGAGCAGGGGGCCAAGGCCGTGGAGGTTGGCACGCGCAGGTTCGAGGAGGTCACCGAGAGCTTCGCGCGCATTGTCGGTTTCGTATCGGCGACCGTCGACGCCACGCGGCAGATCGAGCTGAGCACCAAGGAGCAGACGGGCGCCATGGAGCAGGTGAGCACGGCCGTCGCCGACGTCGCGCAGACCGCGGTCGAGACCGAGGCGAGCTCGACGCAGACCCTCCAGACCGCCTCGGAGATCTCGGCGCTGGCAGTGGATCTCGTGCGCCTCATCCGCAGCGACGCGCCGCGCGTGCGCGTCGCCTGA